A single window of Flagellimonas maritima DNA harbors:
- a CDS encoding head GIN domain-containing protein has translation MLEVSFLNRRSKVFITKLKEFLWFGLFSLLLSCNGENTPDCFQNAGNLVRESVEVSEFDAITVFENINLVIQQGEEQSVEIETGEYLRNDVSATVTDGRLMLRNENSCNFFRDYALTTIYVTAPNIVQIRSSTGLLISSIGMLNYPSLSLVSESFTEPEAQTTDGTFDLNVNSENVQITTNGIAYFKLRGTTIDFGITIAAGDSRIEAENLIAQNVDINHRGSNDVFVNPQLRISGVIRGVGDVISSNRPPEVEVEELFNGRLIFED, from the coding sequence ATGTTAGAAGTTAGTTTTTTAAATAGAAGAAGCAAGGTCTTTATAACTAAACTCAAGGAATTTCTTTGGTTTGGTCTATTTTCCCTATTACTGTCCTGCAATGGAGAAAACACACCTGACTGTTTTCAAAATGCTGGCAATTTGGTTCGTGAGAGCGTCGAAGTTTCAGAATTTGATGCGATTACCGTTTTTGAGAACATCAATCTTGTCATACAACAAGGTGAGGAACAATCGGTAGAAATTGAAACAGGGGAGTATTTAAGAAATGACGTTTCTGCAACGGTAACAGATGGACGTCTGATGTTGCGCAATGAAAATAGCTGTAACTTTTTTAGGGATTATGCCTTAACAACAATATATGTGACCGCTCCAAATATAGTGCAAATACGTAGTAGTACAGGCTTGCTGATTTCCAGCATCGGTATGTTGAATTACCCAAGCCTTTCTTTGGTTTCGGAAAGTTTTACCGAACCAGAAGCGCAGACCACAGATGGAACATTTGATTTAAATGTGAATTCTGAAAACGTTCAAATAACAACCAATGGTATAGCCTATTTTAAACTGAGAGGAACCACTATTGATTTTGGTATAACTATTGCCGCGGGAGATTCCAGAATAGAAGCTGAGAATTTGATTGCCCAAAATGTAGATATTAACCATCGTGGGTCAAATGATGTTTTTGTCAATCCACAATTGCGAATAAGTGGTGTAATTAGGGGAGTAGGAGACGTTATCAGTAGCAACCGCCCACCTGAAGTTGAAGTTGAAGAACTTTTTAATGGAAGATTGATTTTTGAAGATTGA
- the metF gene encoding methylenetetrahydrofolate reductase [NAD(P)H], translated as MKVTDHIKKAKGETLFSFEIIPPVKGKSIKELYDNIDPLMEFNPPFIDVTTSREEFVYIEKGNLLDKKLTRMRPGTLGICASIKHKYNVDAIPHVLCGGFTKEETEYLLVDCHYLGIDNVMALRGDAMKEEKYFEPTNGGHQYASQLVKQIQELNCGNYLHEVIETDNCSDFCIGVAGYPEKHMEAPSLKSDLKRLKEKVDRGADYVVTQMFFDNQKYFEFLEEARKMGIDVPIIPGIKPIAVKKHLQLLPQVFRVDIPEDLIEAVEKCKTNKEVRQVGVEWCIHQSKELKEAGVSVLHYYSMGKSDNIKAIAKEVF; from the coding sequence ATGAAAGTAACAGACCACATAAAAAAAGCAAAAGGTGAAACCCTATTCAGCTTTGAGATAATTCCACCGGTAAAGGGAAAAAGTATCAAGGAACTCTATGACAATATTGACCCCCTCATGGAATTTAACCCACCATTTATTGATGTAACCACTTCGCGCGAAGAATTTGTGTATATCGAAAAGGGTAATCTATTGGATAAGAAATTGACCAGAATGCGCCCAGGGACTTTGGGTATCTGTGCTTCTATAAAACACAAATACAATGTTGACGCCATTCCGCACGTACTTTGCGGAGGTTTTACCAAGGAAGAAACCGAATATCTGTTAGTTGATTGCCATTATTTGGGGATAGACAACGTTATGGCACTTAGAGGTGATGCCATGAAAGAAGAAAAGTATTTTGAACCAACCAATGGGGGACATCAATACGCATCCCAATTGGTAAAACAGATTCAAGAGTTAAATTGTGGTAATTATTTGCATGAGGTAATCGAAACGGATAACTGTTCCGATTTTTGTATCGGTGTTGCTGGTTACCCTGAGAAGCATATGGAAGCCCCTTCTCTAAAATCAGATTTAAAACGACTAAAAGAAAAGGTGGATAGAGGAGCAGATTATGTAGTGACACAAATGTTCTTTGACAATCAGAAATATTTTGAGTTTTTGGAAGAGGCGAGAAAAATGGGTATTGATGTACCTATCATTCCAGGTATAAAACCAATAGCTGTAAAAAAACATCTACAATTACTGCCCCAAGTTTTCCGTGTTGATATCCCTGAAGATTTGATAGAAGCCGTTGAGAAATGCAAAACAAATAAGGAAGTGCGTCAAGTGGGGGTGGAGTGGTGCATACACCAATCAAAAGAACTTAAAGAAGCAGGAGTTTCTGTATTGCACTATTATTCTATGGGAAAATCAGATAATATTAAAGCAATTGCAAAAGAAGTGTTTTAG
- a CDS encoding vitamin B12 dependent-methionine synthase activation domain-containing protein produces MGRLSTTSNHQPSTKYLKLSGLEPLVITPESNFINVGERTNVAGSKKFLRLIKEEKFDEALDIARNQVEGGAQIIDINMDDGLIDGKEAMVKFLNLVIAEPDIARVPIMIDSSKWEIIEAGLQVVQGKCVVNSISLKEGEKEFIHHAKLIKRYGAAVIVMAFDEVGQADNYERRIEISKRSYNILVNKVGFAPEDIIFDLNIFPVATGMDEHKRNAIDFIEATRWVRKNLPHCSVSGGVSNVSFSFRGNNPVREAMHSVFLYHAIKAGMNMGIVNPTMLEVYDDIPKDLLEHVEDVILNRRNDATERLLDFAESVVGKAKESKVDLSWREEPLQNRITRALVKGIDQYIEEDVELARQSVSKPIEVIEGHLMTGMNVVGDLFGSGKMFLPQVVKSARVMKKAVAYLLPYIEEEKEKSAPQPPKGEQYWKTANPVLYGLLKEHAKRMRNHPTEAEKLLWNALGGKNLNGFKFRRQHIIGEFITDFICLKQNLIVEVDGLHHQLPENKKSDSERTAWLEKEGYRVVRFTNEEVLGNLECVLEQIHEQLMAPPLGDGGRGAGKILMATVKGDVHDIGKNIVSVVLACNNYEIVDLGVMVPPEKIINAAIEHSVDVIGLSGLITPSLDEMVFLAKEMERQNFKVPLLIGGATTSKAHTAVKIDPQYSNTVVHVNDASRAVTVVGDLLQKETSDGYKSDIKLDYEEFRDKFLSRTKKKEYKTIEAARANKFQIDWSSAEIVKPNTLGIQIIDDLDLEKLIDYIDWTPFFRSWDLHGKYPNILTDNVVGEQATELFKDAQEMLQKVVLEKKLKAKGIFGLFPANTVNHDDIQVYSSPSGGGREGVFRTLRQQLKKREGVPDYALADFIAPKESGKQDYIGCFCVSTGFGTAELAADHEKKLDDYSSIMIKALADRLAEAFAEYLHKEVRTKHWGYAVDETLSNKDLIEEKYRGIRPAPGYPACPDHLEKLTIWNLLNVKENIGVELTESLAMWPAASVSGYYFGNPEAKYFGLGKIKQDQVADFATRKGIKIEKAQKWLAPNLVDE; encoded by the coding sequence ATGGGGAGATTATCAACAACCAGCAACCATCAACCATCAACTAAATATCTCAAACTCTCGGGTCTTGAACCTCTGGTCATAACTCCGGAAAGCAATTTTATAAATGTAGGGGAACGTACCAATGTAGCCGGTTCAAAAAAATTTCTTCGTTTGATTAAAGAAGAAAAATTTGACGAGGCTCTAGATATTGCCAGAAATCAAGTTGAGGGTGGTGCCCAGATCATCGATATTAATATGGATGATGGTTTGATCGATGGCAAAGAAGCCATGGTCAAGTTTTTGAATTTGGTAATTGCCGAACCTGATATCGCCAGGGTTCCTATTATGATAGATAGTTCCAAATGGGAGATTATCGAAGCTGGATTACAGGTGGTACAAGGTAAATGTGTGGTGAATTCCATCAGTCTTAAAGAAGGGGAAAAAGAATTCATCCATCACGCAAAACTGATTAAGCGCTACGGTGCTGCGGTAATCGTAATGGCCTTTGATGAGGTGGGTCAAGCTGATAACTATGAAAGACGTATTGAAATCTCCAAAAGGTCGTATAATATTCTGGTGAACAAAGTTGGGTTTGCACCAGAGGATATTATTTTCGACCTGAATATTTTTCCTGTTGCTACGGGAATGGACGAGCACAAACGAAATGCCATTGATTTTATTGAGGCTACACGTTGGGTACGTAAAAATCTTCCACATTGTAGCGTGAGTGGAGGGGTCAGTAATGTTTCGTTCTCCTTTAGGGGAAACAATCCGGTACGTGAGGCAATGCATTCCGTGTTTTTGTACCATGCCATTAAAGCGGGAATGAATATGGGAATCGTCAACCCGACCATGTTGGAAGTATATGATGATATTCCAAAGGATTTGCTGGAACATGTCGAAGATGTAATCTTAAACCGTAGGAATGATGCTACGGAAAGATTGCTCGATTTTGCAGAATCGGTCGTAGGGAAGGCAAAAGAAAGTAAGGTCGATTTGTCTTGGCGCGAAGAACCCTTGCAGAACAGGATTACACGTGCCTTGGTAAAAGGTATAGATCAATATATTGAAGAGGATGTAGAGCTGGCACGTCAAAGCGTTTCCAAACCCATTGAAGTTATTGAAGGCCATTTGATGACTGGAATGAATGTAGTCGGTGACCTCTTTGGTAGTGGAAAAATGTTCCTTCCCCAAGTAGTAAAGTCTGCACGGGTAATGAAAAAGGCAGTAGCATATTTACTTCCCTATATAGAAGAAGAGAAGGAAAAATCAGCCCCCCAACCCCCAAAGGGGGAGCAGTATTGGAAAACGGCAAATCCTGTGCTATATGGCTTGTTGAAGGAGCATGCCAAAAGAATGCGAAATCATCCCACAGAAGCCGAGAAACTACTTTGGAATGCCTTGGGTGGAAAAAATCTTAATGGATTCAAGTTTAGAAGGCAACACATTATTGGAGAATTTATTACTGATTTTATCTGTCTTAAACAAAACTTGATTGTTGAAGTGGACGGTTTGCACCATCAACTGCCAGAAAACAAAAAATCCGATTCGGAACGTACAGCTTGGCTTGAAAAAGAAGGTTACCGAGTCGTTCGCTTCACAAATGAAGAGGTTTTGGGAAACCTTGAATGTGTCTTGGAGCAAATACACGAGCAGTTAATGGCTCCCCCTTTGGGGGATGGGGGGCGTGGTGCCGGTAAAATCCTTATGGCTACCGTTAAAGGTGATGTCCATGATATTGGAAAGAACATTGTGAGCGTTGTTTTGGCCTGTAATAATTATGAAATTGTTGATTTAGGGGTTATGGTTCCCCCTGAAAAAATCATCAACGCTGCAATAGAGCATAGTGTGGATGTTATAGGTTTAAGCGGATTGATAACTCCTTCGCTGGACGAAATGGTTTTTTTGGCCAAGGAAATGGAACGTCAGAACTTTAAAGTACCGCTATTAATTGGGGGAGCCACGACGAGCAAGGCACATACAGCTGTCAAAATTGACCCTCAATACAGCAATACTGTAGTTCATGTGAACGATGCTTCCAGAGCGGTAACCGTTGTTGGTGATTTGCTTCAAAAAGAAACATCCGATGGTTATAAAAGCGATATCAAACTAGATTACGAAGAATTTCGTGATAAGTTTTTAAGTCGAACCAAGAAAAAAGAATATAAAACAATCGAAGCTGCAAGGGCAAATAAATTTCAAATCGATTGGAGCAGCGCCGAAATCGTAAAACCTAATACATTGGGCATTCAAATTATTGATGATTTGGATTTGGAAAAACTTATTGATTATATCGATTGGACGCCATTCTTTAGGAGCTGGGATCTGCACGGTAAGTACCCCAATATCCTTACGGACAATGTTGTAGGAGAGCAAGCAACGGAATTATTCAAAGATGCCCAAGAAATGCTTCAAAAAGTTGTTTTGGAAAAAAAATTAAAGGCAAAGGGTATTTTCGGATTATTTCCAGCAAATACCGTGAACCACGATGATATTCAAGTGTACTCCTCCCCTTCTGGGGGAGGCAGGGAAGGGGTATTCAGAACCCTTCGTCAACAATTAAAGAAAAGGGAGGGAGTGCCCGATTATGCGTTAGCTGACTTTATCGCTCCAAAAGAAAGTGGCAAACAAGATTATATAGGTTGTTTTTGTGTAAGCACTGGTTTTGGCACAGCGGAATTGGCAGCGGACCATGAAAAGAAATTGGACGATTATAGCTCTATCATGATTAAGGCACTTGCAGACCGTTTGGCAGAGGCTTTTGCGGAATATTTGCATAAAGAAGTCCGTACAAAACATTGGGGCTATGCGGTTGATGAAACGTTGTCCAATAAAGATTTAATAGAGGAAAAATACAGAGGTATTCGGCCTGCCCCAGGTTATCCTGCTTGTCCAGACCATTTGGAGAAATTGACCATTTGGAATTTATTAAATGTAAAGGAAAATATTGGTGTAGAACTAACGGAAAGTTTGGCCATGTGGCCTGCTGCAAGTGTTAGTGGTTACTATTTTGGCAATCCAGAGGCTAAGTATTTCGGACTGGGAAAGATAAAACAGGACCAAGTTGCAGATTTTGCAACGCGCAAAGGAATTAAAATCGAGAAAGCCCAAAAATGGCTCGCTCCAAATTTGGTTGATGAATAA
- a CDS encoding serine hydrolase domain-containing protein, with protein MNLFSYLKSLFSSSSGIKSFETLNGLDLTDAILHNLVVENRIPGVSITILRKGKLIYERGYGYADLDKKVKISPQKTLFRIASISKCITGLALAKMVEEEIVELDASFYRYVPYYPKKKYDFTLRQLASHTAGIRGYMGKEFALNMPYSIKDSIEIFKDDPLVFKPGKGYLYNSFDFVLLSLAMQEACGIPFEKYVAEKILEPLGMSNTMPEGVTEHSRSNQKKVVEQSLTYTKTKMGFKKAVPVNNYYKLAGGGYLSTSNDIAKLGKAILDKELVAPEILKEILTSQTVNGSLTYYGLGFQVSQDDQGRNYVGHVGNSVGAYSNFFVYPKEQVVISVLINCTNPQIQNDLNRAYNEQMF; from the coding sequence ATGAATCTGTTCTCATACCTCAAAAGTCTATTTTCATCATCATCAGGGATTAAATCTTTTGAAACACTCAATGGTTTAGATCTGACGGATGCCATATTGCACAATTTAGTTGTTGAAAACAGAATTCCAGGAGTTTCCATTACTATTTTAAGAAAGGGCAAGTTGATTTACGAAAGGGGATACGGCTATGCTGATTTAGACAAAAAAGTAAAAATAAGTCCCCAAAAAACATTATTTCGTATCGCCAGTATTTCAAAATGTATAACAGGTCTTGCATTGGCAAAGATGGTTGAGGAAGAAATAGTGGAATTGGATGCATCTTTTTATAGGTATGTTCCCTACTATCCAAAGAAGAAATATGATTTCACCTTAAGGCAGCTGGCAAGTCATACAGCAGGTATTCGTGGTTACATGGGAAAAGAATTTGCCTTGAATATGCCTTATTCCATTAAAGATAGTATCGAAATATTCAAAGACGACCCATTGGTTTTTAAACCGGGAAAGGGCTATCTCTACAACAGTTTTGATTTTGTTCTGTTATCACTTGCTATGCAAGAGGCCTGTGGCATTCCATTTGAAAAGTATGTAGCTGAAAAAATTCTGGAACCTTTGGGAATGTCGAATACGATGCCCGAAGGGGTTACCGAACATAGCCGAAGTAATCAGAAAAAGGTAGTTGAGCAAAGTCTAACCTATACCAAAACTAAAATGGGCTTCAAAAAAGCAGTTCCGGTAAATAATTACTACAAACTTGCAGGTGGAGGTTATTTATCAACGAGCAACGATATTGCTAAGTTGGGAAAGGCTATTTTAGATAAGGAACTGGTAGCTCCAGAGATTTTAAAAGAAATATTGACTTCTCAAACTGTGAATGGAAGCTTAACCTATTACGGATTGGGATTTCAGGTGAGCCAAGATGATCAGGGCAGAAATTATGTGGGCCATGTGGGGAACAGTGTTGGTGCTTATTCAAATTTTTTTGTGTATCCAAAAGAACAGGTCGTGATTTCGGTCTTGATAAATTGTACAAATCCTCAAATTCAAAATGATTTAAATAGGGCATACAACGAACAGATGTTTTAA
- a CDS encoding response regulator transcription factor — protein sequence MMYRNFLIIALVITVLRVSAQDAVSGFVNLENPEEWETDIHLSKLSIDHLKSDAEGKPVAIAKIKKDGSFSFNKKYISDSDQLYRLSINRIKKMINDTVKAEVDFIHSNKGFIQFKRGKELFADIETTNEAQQEWQKFNEFEANLSGHYRSAKEKIASRKGFVKDSLQILMVKLIGIKQLESQQLLDKDIAQNEMYYLNLLSELRKSDLNPTTYIFLEKKLAYLTNVSLEKELQQSRWMNLGLFIIVLVLGYITLKVKRKKQAIVIPDLSKQETTIQNLILQGKSNKEIANELFISLSTVKTHITNIYNKLNVANRRELLQKSTGTST from the coding sequence ATGATGTACAGAAACTTTTTAATTATAGCTTTGGTCATTACTGTTTTAAGGGTTTCTGCCCAAGATGCGGTTTCGGGTTTTGTCAATCTAGAAAACCCTGAAGAATGGGAAACCGATATACACCTAAGTAAATTATCAATCGACCATTTAAAAAGCGATGCCGAAGGAAAACCTGTGGCCATAGCAAAGATCAAAAAAGATGGCTCATTTTCCTTTAATAAAAAATATATCTCGGACTCGGACCAATTGTACCGATTGTCCATCAATCGTATTAAAAAAATGATAAATGATACGGTGAAAGCAGAAGTTGATTTTATTCATTCCAATAAAGGGTTTATCCAATTTAAGAGAGGTAAAGAATTATTTGCCGATATTGAAACAACCAACGAAGCGCAACAAGAATGGCAAAAATTCAATGAGTTTGAGGCAAATCTGTCCGGGCACTATCGATCTGCAAAAGAAAAGATAGCCTCACGCAAAGGTTTTGTCAAGGACTCACTTCAAATCTTAATGGTAAAGCTCATAGGTATCAAACAGTTGGAAAGCCAGCAATTGTTGGACAAAGATATTGCCCAAAATGAAATGTATTATCTAAACCTGCTTTCAGAATTGCGAAAAAGCGATTTGAACCCGACTACATATATCTTTTTGGAAAAAAAGTTGGCCTACCTCACAAATGTTTCTTTGGAAAAAGAACTGCAACAAAGTAGGTGGATGAATCTTGGACTGTTCATAATCGTACTTGTTTTGGGCTACATTACCTTAAAAGTGAAAAGAAAAAAGCAAGCTATCGTTATCCCTGACTTGAGTAAACAGGAAACGACCATTCAAAACCTCATTCTTCAAGGAAAAAGTAATAAAGAGATTGCCAATGAACTTTTTATCAGTCTAAGCACGGTAAAGACCCATATTACCAATATTTACAATAAACTGAACGTGGCCAATAGACGGGAGTTATTGCAAAAGAGTACGGGTACTAGTACCTAA
- a CDS encoding acyloxyacyl hydrolase, protein MKRLLYFLLIVCCSYGFSQEEKKSKKFVLDASQFYGSILLHNPDISHLITNHPGGVILGFNRKRYGNEEWESLYGYPDTGFSFVYQNTNNSTLGDLFGLYTHYNFYFFKRNVQFRIGQGLAYSTNPYDKNRNFRNNAYGSHILSSTMVMLNYHKENLIAGLGFKAGISLLHYSNANFKAPNTSTNTMAFNFGLTYDLDSETSHDFIELENVEKVSEPIRYNFALRAGANESDIINSGRYGFWILSAYADKRLGRKSALQLGADVFFSNFLKELIRFQSISFPELNVAPDMDYRRVGLFVGHELFVNQLSVVAQLGYYVYYPFDFEGRVYNRIGLKRYFGEKMFGAITLKSHGAKAETVEFGIGIRL, encoded by the coding sequence ATGAAGCGCCTACTTTATTTTCTTTTAATAGTCTGCTGTAGCTATGGATTTTCCCAAGAGGAAAAAAAATCAAAAAAATTTGTATTGGATGCGAGTCAATTTTATGGTTCAATTCTATTGCATAATCCAGATATTTCACATCTTATAACCAACCACCCAGGTGGAGTTATTTTGGGCTTCAATAGAAAAAGATATGGAAACGAGGAATGGGAATCATTATACGGATATCCGGACACAGGTTTTTCGTTTGTTTATCAAAACACCAATAATTCGACCTTGGGCGACCTCTTTGGTTTATATACCCATTATAATTTTTATTTTTTCAAGCGCAATGTACAATTCCGTATTGGACAGGGTTTGGCTTACAGTACCAACCCTTACGACAAGAACAGGAATTTTAGGAACAATGCCTACGGGTCGCATATTTTGTCATCCACCATGGTTATGCTCAACTATCACAAAGAAAATCTTATAGCTGGGCTAGGTTTTAAAGCAGGTATTTCTTTGTTGCATTATTCCAATGCTAATTTTAAAGCTCCAAATACATCCACAAATACTATGGCCTTCAATTTTGGGTTGACCTATGATTTGGATTCTGAAACATCCCATGACTTCATTGAGCTTGAAAATGTTGAAAAAGTATCTGAACCCATAAGATATAATTTTGCATTAAGGGCTGGGGCCAATGAAAGCGACATTATTAATTCTGGACGCTACGGATTTTGGATTCTCTCCGCATACGCAGATAAAAGGTTGGGGAGAAAAAGTGCCCTTCAATTGGGTGCAGATGTGTTTTTCTCAAATTTCTTAAAAGAACTGATACGATTTCAATCTATCTCATTTCCAGAGCTAAACGTAGCACCTGATATGGATTATAGAAGGGTTGGATTATTCGTTGGGCATGAACTTTTTGTGAATCAATTGAGTGTTGTGGCACAATTGGGGTATTATGTTTATTACCCTTTTGATTTTGAGGGCAGGGTCTATAATCGTATTGGGCTCAAACGTTATTTTGGAGAAAAAATGTTCGGAGCGATCACACTAAAATCGCATGGGGCAAAAGCGGAAACCGTTGAATTTGGAATAGGAATCAGACTTTAA
- a CDS encoding pyridoxal phosphate-dependent decarboxylase family protein, with protein sequence MKKNLASLELSEEEMKTYGHQVINAIVAHFQTQDSELPVAMGSREEMDSLFLEEAPEEGSAPIDVLNFVLENVMTKSTNLSHPKSYSFVPGPSNFVSVMADSLATGYNIFSGGWVASPAAAELEIITIQWLLKMFGFPQKKGGGIFTSGGSMANLTALTTARRIKCGEDFSKAIIYLSDQAHSSNIKAIRVLGFKKEQIRIIPTDIEFKFSINKLKNCIAKDRLKGLLPFCLIATSGTTNTGTVDQLSELAKICKKEDIWFHIDGAYGAAAILSKKGKQMMKGIEKADSLTVDPHKWFFQPYEMGCLLVRNHKHLSHTFTEKPEYLRDIEGNTSEINFYDHGIQLTRRFRALKFYMSIKTFGLQEFRNAITYNIDLAEKVEKILRASKTWEVIFPATLAIINFRYNPIGKNCTEKQLDAMNQYISEKVVTSRKALLVTTLLHGQVVLRMCLINPRTTIDDVKETLALCRKFANDQSLVKL encoded by the coding sequence ATGAAAAAGAACCTCGCTAGTTTGGAATTATCGGAAGAAGAGATGAAAACGTATGGTCATCAAGTAATAAATGCCATTGTAGCACATTTTCAAACACAGGATAGTGAATTGCCCGTAGCCATGGGTTCTAGGGAAGAAATGGATTCCCTATTTCTGGAAGAAGCTCCAGAAGAAGGTTCGGCGCCAATCGATGTACTAAATTTTGTTCTTGAAAACGTAATGACAAAGAGTACGAATCTTTCGCACCCCAAATCATACTCGTTTGTTCCAGGTCCAAGTAATTTTGTGAGTGTTATGGCTGATTCGCTTGCAACGGGATACAATATATTCTCAGGAGGATGGGTCGCATCACCGGCCGCGGCAGAATTGGAAATCATAACCATACAGTGGCTCTTAAAAATGTTTGGCTTTCCACAGAAAAAGGGTGGTGGTATTTTTACCAGCGGCGGTTCAATGGCAAACTTAACGGCATTGACAACAGCACGAAGAATTAAATGTGGCGAGGATTTTTCCAAAGCTATAATCTACCTATCCGATCAGGCACATTCATCCAATATTAAAGCGATTAGGGTGCTTGGATTTAAGAAAGAACAAATTCGTATCATCCCTACAGATATTGAGTTTAAGTTTTCCATCAATAAACTCAAAAATTGCATCGCAAAAGATAGGTTAAAAGGTCTTCTTCCTTTTTGTTTGATAGCCACTTCCGGAACTACTAATACAGGTACCGTTGACCAACTCTCCGAGTTGGCAAAAATCTGTAAAAAAGAAGACATCTGGTTTCATATTGATGGTGCATATGGTGCTGCGGCCATATTATCTAAAAAGGGCAAACAAATGATGAAGGGCATTGAAAAAGCGGATTCTTTAACGGTAGATCCCCATAAATGGTTTTTTCAGCCTTATGAAATGGGCTGCCTTTTAGTCAGGAACCACAAACACTTAAGTCATACCTTCACGGAAAAACCTGAATACCTTAGGGATATCGAAGGGAATACATCTGAAATTAATTTTTACGACCACGGCATTCAACTGACTAGAAGATTCAGGGCGTTAAAGTTTTACATGTCCATAAAGACCTTTGGCCTTCAAGAGTTCAGGAATGCGATAACCTATAATATTGATTTGGCCGAAAAAGTAGAAAAAATCCTTAGGGCAAGCAAAACATGGGAAGTTATTTTTCCTGCTACATTGGCAATAATTAACTTTAGGTACAATCCTATTGGAAAAAATTGTACCGAAAAACAGCTTGATGCCATGAATCAATACATTTCAGAAAAAGTGGTCACTTCAAGAAAAGCACTCTTGGTAACGACATTATTGCATGGACAAGTGGTTTTGCGTATGTGCCTCATAAATCCGAGAACTACTATTGATGATGTAAAAGAGACTTTAGCACTTTGCAGAAAGTTCGCAAATGACCAAAGTCTCGTAAAATTATAA